TGATTGTAAAAAACACGGTGTCTACGATTGCAAGTGCCCCAGACGTTATTCCGACCCTGATGCAAGATGGGGTTGGGACAGCTACAGGGAACAGTGGTTCTATGGCGATACCCTCTTTAACATCACTGCTTCCGACAGTCCCTATGACCTTCCCATTTACCTGCGTAAAGCACAGGCTTCAAGACATGACAGCATCCTTGCCGTTTTTGCCATGTCTGAGGTAAGAAAACTTTATCCTGACCTTTGCATCCGTAATTTTATTGCCGATGGGGCCATGGACAACTATCCCACCTATGAACTCATGTATCATTGGAACATCATCCCATTCATCCCCCTTGATGCAAAAACCAAACAAACTCTTACCAAGCTGCCTCCGGGAATTATCTGCCTTGATGATCAAGGCAGGCCTATCTGCAAAGGCGGTATCCCTTACGAAGACTGCGGCTACTCCTACCCCAAAGGTATCAAGTACAGGTGCTATTTCGACTGCCATGACATTGAAAAACCTTGTCAATGTACCGATTCACCTTATGGAAGGACTGTCTATTTAAAGCCCAAAGACGATTTCCGGCTGATTACTCCCGTACCCCGCGGCTCTGAAGCTTTTAATGAAAAATTTAAAACACGCACCTCTGTCGAAAGAAGCCACAAAAGGCTCTTTGAAGATTACGACATTGAAGAGTACAAGGCCAGAAGCTCCAGGCAGCGGTTTGCATTGGCTACTTTTGCTGCAGTGAATGTCCACTTGGACGCTTGGGTCAAGCATACAGGCTTTAGTATAATTCCTTTGCTTGAAGAACTTTCTGGCAAAGCAGCCTGATAGCTACCGAGTCTTTATTGTGATGAACCAATGGCCTTCTCATAGGCTTTGCTTTGCTATGCCCATTTTCAGAAAGTTATACAGCATATTCGTTTATCAAGGTTCATTTCGTCAATATGCATTTACTTTTGTCAGTCTCTCAATGTTACTTTATCCCATTAATTAACATTCAGCAGGTTTTCCAGTTACTTTTCGAGACTATTCAGATAATAATGGTTCTGCTTTATAGCTTTTGTCTGCCGGGTATTCCCATAAAGAAGAAATACGGCATCTGTTCTTAAAGGAATTTCTGCTGCAAATTTCAGTGTAAGTGTCTCCTGGCAAAATTTCCAAAATGTCCACAACAGTGTTTATTTCGATTGATTTATATAAACTATTTATTGATTTATTTAAACTATTTCTGTATTGCTCGTATGCAGCCTTAAAATATCTTATAAATAATTTTTCAGATATCTTTCCTTTGACCCTGTTGAGCATTTCCAGGAACCACTGGGGATCTGAGTCTATTTTTCTTAAAATGTTATCATGTGCGCGAGTTTGAACCTGGTGGTTTTCATATCTTGTTATTGTTGCCTTTCCCCAGCCCAGGATCCCAGTGTCACCGCCGGGATATAATTGACCCATAGCGCCGGACAAGAATTGACCCACACCAAACCAACGGTTTACCATAAAGTGTGACAAATACTTTTATGGGAGATGACCGTATGATAAGGAGTGGGCTAATTAACATGATACGCGAAAATGTGCGAAAAGGAAAGAGTGCATATGCCGTAGGCAAGGAATTGGGCATATCAAAGAACACAGCAAAGAAGTATATGCATCAGCCAAAAACAGAACATGGGCTAAAGGGAAGGACAAGGCCAACAAAACTTGATCCTTTCAAGCCTCAAATAAATGAAATGATGGAGAACGGGATATTCAACTGTGTTGTAATTTTAGAACGGCTGCAAGATATGGGATATACCGGAGGTATCACTATTATCAAAGACTATGTGAAGCCGTTCAGGCCTGCCAGAAGCGCTCCGGCAGTACGAAGATACGAAACATTGCCTGGCAAACAGGCGCAAATGGATTGGGGTATTACCCATTACATAGATGAGAAAGGGGAAATACATAAAACGCCCGTTTTCGTAATGATACTGGGCAATTCAAGGTGCAAGTATGTAGAATTTACAAAGCGATGTGATATCTACAGTCTCTTAAGGTGCATGACAAATGCATTCGAGTATTATGGCGGTGTTCCGGAGACAGTTCTTACTGACAGGATGAAGACCGTAATAACAGGCAGCGAAGCCGGAAAGCCGATATGGAACAGCAGGTTTGAGGACTTTGCATCAGAAATGGGGTTTGTACCGAAGGTATGCCGGGTGAGGAAGCCTCAGACGAAGGGAAAAGTAGAACGCCTTGTAAACTATGTAGTAGTTTTTAAAACTTCTTCACTTATTTTAAAACTTATCTGCGCACTTTCAAAATCCTCATCAGTTTTTATGTCTATAGGAAATCCCACCACGCCAACAATGTTTTTAACACTCTCATGCTCAGACGCATTTTCCACAGTAGTATTAATATCAAAATCAGGTACGCCGAACACTTTTTATTGAAGAAATTGCTCTGTTTTCAGGAGTCAAAACGTCACTTAGAGTTTCTTCGGACAAATTCATGCTGACAAATTTTTCTGAATCCAAAACACCACTGTTACCGGTATCAGACTTTAGAGGATCAAAACCCTGCTCCAGTTCCAATCCATCTTCAAGCCCGTCTCCGTCTGTATCAGGATTTAATGGATCTGTTTTATAAGTACGAATCTCATCGTAATCACTAATGCCGTCCCCATCTGTATCTTTTAACCATGGATCCGTTCCATATAAAAATTCATCCCAGTTTGAAAGCCCGTCTTTATCCATGTCAAGATCAACATCCGGCACATTCGCACCATAAGTTACTTTGCGTGTCGGATCAGTTCCCAATATCCTGAATTCATAGCCATCAGGAAGTCCGTCTCCGTCCGTATCAGGATTTAATGGATCCAATCCCAAAATTATCTGCTCTTCTTTATAGCCGAATTTTTCAGCTGCCAGCTCCACGCCTTCAGTTCCCATATCTTCGTATTCGGGAGCATTATAAAAAATTGATACTATTGTACCTAATTCTAAAATAACCCATGCTTTCATTTCCTCATAATCCGTCAAACCATCTTCATCTGTATCTGAATTTAACGGATCTGTTCCATAAATATTAATTTCTTCATAGTCTGAAAGTTTATCCCCATCTGTATCGTAATTCAACGGATTTGTATTATATATGTACACCTCTTCATAGTCTGACAATCCATCCCCGTCAGAATCCTTATCATTTATAATTGCCAAAATTTTAGTAAGTTTATTTCCGTATTCGTCTTCTATCACCAGTTTAATGTAAATCTTAAAATAGCTCTTATTAACTTCAAAATCTTTAAGTACCCAACTGTACGGGATTTGATTTTCATTAAATGTTCCTTTGTTTTCTTCATCAGGCCCTGCTATAATTAATCCGTCTGTAATATTGTTTTTTTCCATTTTGGGCGTATCCGTGTCGAATCCATAGTATTCCACATTGTAGTACATCTTTTTTACATTTTCCTTGTCAACCAAACCTTCAAAGGTGATCTTTTTCTGTTCTTCATTCAAAATTTTAAAGTCTCCGCCGGATACGTATAAAAAGTCATCAACTGTTTTACCTTTAAACGGCCCTTTTTCAATTGTTGAACCGGAACCGGAAGATGGTAAAGACGGTGTGCCAGGGTTTGGAGTCGGTGAAACCACGTCATGAGTTGTACCGGGAGTTTTTTCAGGCTCTTCATCCAAATCCTTGTCAATAAAATTCCTGACATAATTTGCAAGCAAAGCAAAAGCTTCCGCTCTTGATGCATAGTTTCCCGGTTTGAAAGTGCCATCCGGATATCCATTTATTATCTTCTTTAACTTACACGTTAAAACAGCTGCATAGTACCATGAATTCTTTTGAACATCAGAAAACACATCAGCATCCTCAGTAATATCCTTTTCGTTCCAATTGTTGATTTTTACCATTAACGCAGAAATTTCTGCCCTGGTAATCGGATTATTAGGCTTGAAACTTCCATCGGGATATCCTTCGAGAATTCCATTACTTGATGCTTTATCAACCACTTCTTTGTACCAATCATTATCTTTTACGTCAACAAATAATTTTACTTTATCACTTACAACCTTGAGATTCGGTTTTGTATTTAAAAGAACGGTAAGATATTCAGCTCTTGTTATGTACGTATCAGGTTTAATTATGTATCCGTTGTCAGTCAAATAGCCTTTTACCAAGCCACGTTCTGCCAGGTACTTGATTGATTCTTCCGCCCAGTGTCCTGATATGTCTCTGAAAAATATAGTGTTCTTTTCGGTCGGCTCTGCAAAAGCAAAGTTTGCAAATAATTGCATTATAATTGCAAGTACAAGCGCTAAAGATATTAGCCTCCCCCTAAAAAAACTCATCTCATTTCTCTCCTTTTATATATTATTTATTTAAATAAAATAATACCAATTTTGATAGTGTCTTGTCAAGTGGTGTAAAATGATTTCTACTTTATCATTTTTTCACCTCATTTATGTAATAAAGCTACTGGTGTCAATGTAAATTCATTTATCGATGTAATCTTTGACATTGATTCCAGACTGAAATAGCGCCGCCCTACTTTCCATTCATCATTTTGTTCCATGAGCATTGCTCCTACCAATCGGGTTACCGCCTCACGATTTGGAAATATGCAAACAACATCCGTTCGACGGCGAATTTCCCGGTTAAGTCTCTCAAGAGGATTGGTGGAGTGTATCTGTGCCCAATGCTCACGGGGAAAAGCCATATATGCCAGGATTTCTTCTTCTGCTTCTTCAAGAATTTTCATTGCTTTTGGAAAACGATTTTTAAGCTCATCTACTACATGCCTTAACTGTTCCCTCGCAGATTCCTGATCATTCTGGGCAAATATTGTCCGTATTATCGATGATACCATTCCCTGATAATGCTTTGGTACCTGGCTTAATACGTTTCTCATAAAATGTACACGGCATCTTTGCCATGCACTTCCCGTTAAAATCTTCTTTATTGCAGCCTTCAGCCCTTCATGTGCATCACTGATTACAAGCCTTACACCTTTTAGACCCCTTGCTACCAGCCTTCTTAAAAACTCCTCCCAAAAAGCCCCGT
The genomic region above belongs to Acetivibrio saccincola and contains:
- the istA gene encoding IS21 family transposase, yielding MIRSGLINMIRENVRKGKSAYAVGKELGISKNTAKKYMHQPKTEHGLKGRTRPTKLDPFKPQINEMMENGIFNCVVILERLQDMGYTGGITIIKDYVKPFRPARSAPAVRRYETLPGKQAQMDWGITHYIDEKGEIHKTPVFVMILGNSRCKYVEFTKRCDIYSLLRCMTNAFEYYGGVPETVLTDRMKTVITGSEAGKPIWNSRFEDFASEMGFVPKVCRVRKPQTKGKVERLVNYVVVFKTSSLILKLICALSKSSSVFMSIGNPTTPTMFLTLSCSDAFSTVVLISKSGTPNTFY
- a CDS encoding S-layer homology domain-containing protein; protein product: MSFFRGRLISLALVLAIIMQLFANFAFAEPTEKNTIFFRDISGHWAEESIKYLAERGLVKGYLTDNGYIIKPDTYITRAEYLTVLLNTKPNLKVVSDKVKLFVDVKDNDWYKEVVDKASSNGILEGYPDGSFKPNNPITRAEISALMVKINNWNEKDITEDADVFSDVQKNSWYYAAVLTCKLKKIINGYPDGTFKPGNYASRAEAFALLANYVRNFIDKDLDEEPEKTPGTTHDVVSPTPNPGTPSLPSSGSGSTIEKGPFKGKTVDDFLYVSGGDFKILNEEQKKITFEGLVDKENVKKMYYNVEYYGFDTDTPKMEKNNITDGLIIAGPDEENKGTFNENQIPYSWVLKDFEVNKSYFKIYIKLVIEDEYGNKLTKILAIINDKDSDGDGLSDYEEVYIYNTNPLNYDTDGDKLSDYEEINIYGTDPLNSDTDEDGLTDYEEMKAWVILELGTIVSIFYNAPEYEDMGTEGVELAAEKFGYKEEQIILGLDPLNPDTDGDGLPDGYEFRILGTDPTRKVTYGANVPDVDLDMDKDGLSNWDEFLYGTDPWLKDTDGDGISDYDEIRTYKTDPLNPDTDGDGLEDGLELEQGFDPLKSDTGNSGVLDSEKFVSMNLSEETLSDVLTPENRAISSIKSVRRT